A window of Dehalogenimonas sp. WBC-2 genomic DNA:
ATAAGGCTGCCGGCAAGATCAAAGCCCTTTCCGGAGGCATGAAACGCCGTCTGCTGCTGGCTCGTAGCCTGCTTAACAATCCGCGCATCATTATCCTTGATGAGCCCTCTGTGGGGCTGGACCCTCAGTCAAAATACCTGGTGTGGCAAAAACTCAAAGAGCTAAAAGCTATGGGGGTCACGCTGCTGCTGACCACTCAGAACATGGACGAAGCGGCGGTGCTGTGCGACCGGGTGGCGGTCATGCACCAGGGGCATATACTGGCTCTGGATACGCCTAAAAACCTGGTAGCGCAACAGGTAGGCATGAGGGTGGTTGAAATACTGCCGGATGATGCCCGGCTCTCGGAGCTTATGACAGAGTTGAATAGACGCGGTCTCCAATTTGATGAAGTGGAGGGCATTGTTCAGGTCTTTCACAGTCAGCCTGAAGTGCTTTGTACCGACCTTGAGAAGGCTGGCTTTAATCCATGGCAGCGGCTGGGCACGCTGGAAGACGTTTTTATTCGTCTTACCGGCCGGGGTTTGGTAGAGTGATCCGTCTGCCTTCTTTTCGCGCTGTTCATATGTGGCAGCGTAACCGTGATGTCTTCCTGAGATTGTGGTGGTCGCTGGCACCGGCGTTTATGATAGAACCGGTGCTGTTGCTTCTGGCTGTCGGGCTTGGCTTTGGGTCTTACATGGGGGTGATTGAAGGTCAGGATTATATTAACTATATCGTACCGGGCATATTAGCCAGTTATGCCATGACTACAGCAACTTTTGAATGTACCTACGGCGCTTATTTCCGCATGGAGCACCGCCGGACTTACGACGCCATTATGGCGACACCTTTGAGTATTGAGGACATCGTCGGCGGTGAAGTTTTATGGGGCGCCACCCGTTCGCTGATTACCGCCTCCATCATTATGGTGGTGGCCTTTTTCTTCGGCTTGCTTGATTCCTGGTGGGCTGTGCTTATTCCGGCGGTGGCTTTTCTTGTCGGGCTGCTATTCTCCTGTCTGGCCACTATTTTTGTGTCGGTGGCCTCATCGGTGTATAGCTTCAATTATTATTTCACCCTTTTTATCGCTCCGATGACCTTTTTTTCCGGTGCCTTTTTCCCGTTAGATAATTTACCCGCAATGGTAGGTAATATCAGTCCATTTTTACCATTGACCCCGGCGGTAAACCTGATGCGGGCGCTGGTGACCGGTGAGTTTACCCCGGCTGCCTTTGGGGCGCTCCTGGCGGTAGTCATCGCCACCATAGTGTTCTTTCTGATTGCCGCTATGGTCATGAGAATAAGGGTAATGGAGTAACTGCGGTTGTAACCGGAGACCTGACGGGACGGCATAAGGTTATTACCACCAGGCAGTTTTGGCCAACTGATGGCAGTTATCCAGGGTTACTGTAGCGCCAATACCGTCCGGGCATCGGGCCACAGCCGATCAAAATCAAAGAGATTGCGTTTTGCCGGGGTGAAGATGTGGACCATCACCGGGCCGTAGTCTACAATCAGCCAATCGGCATCAGCTCCTACGCCTTCGGAGCGTAAGGGACGAACGCCTTCCTTTTTTAGTGTTTCAGAGACTTCGTCAAAAACAGCCCGCGCCAGACGCTGATTGTCGGTGGAAAGAACCACCTGATAATCGGTTATGCTGGACAAGTCGTGGATGTCGGTGATGATAATATTTTCCGCCTGTTTCTCCGAGGCGATATCGGCAATACGCCGGGCTAGATCAATAGCTTCCAGTTTCTATTCTCCTGTGAATTGATTTTAGATTAGTATATCATAAGGGCAGTTCTAGGGTATCGCCTGAAAAGGAGTTTGAAGATGGTTATGCGTGTTTTGGGATTGATCCTTATTTTGGCCGGGATCATATTTATGTATGCCGCGGTGATAAATGGGCAGGAAGTAGCTTTATTTGCTGTAGCCCTGGTATTGGGAGCTATCGGCAGTTTTATGGCCTGGCTGGGCCAACACCGCATGGACTATGCTGCATCCGTTAAGAACCAGATGAGAGACGATGACGCCAAGGAAATGTAGCGCCAGTTGAGCCTATTAAAGCCGCTGTGGTATATTATTAACTCGCTTACCGTGCATGGAGGGATCGCATAGTGGTCTAGTGCGGGCGCCTGCTAAGTGCTTACCTCGGGTAACCGGGGTCGGGAGTTCGAATCTCCCTCCCTCCGCCACCAGCCCCTGTTTCGGACAATATTGTCTCCCGGATCGCTATTTTTATTCGGTTAACCAATCCATCTGGTACTATTTTCTTTTTTGCAGGTACTAATAGGCAATTGTGCTGCGGCCGTTACGGGGTTACTATTAGTGGGAAATAAGCCTGTCTGCTTGGAGGAATAACATATGGATATTAATAACTCTGAAATCAGCCCGTGCGGTGATATTGAAATTGCGGTTAAAAGCGCTCTTCCGATGATTGACCATATCGCCTTGCAGGCTAGATCTCAGGCGCAACGTGCCAGTACTTTAGCGATGCATGAATACCGGCGTAAATTACAGGGTATCGTGCTGAATTTACAGGACACTGTGCGTGATGAAGGCTCAAAACTTGCTGAACAGATGCGTCAGGCGGTATTGCTTCAGGCTGAAGAAAAAGCCCTTGATCTGGTGGATGATTTCATCCATGGCCGTCAGGCGGAGGTAGAAAACCTTTCGCACAACCTGTTGCTATCGGAAGAAAGTATTGAAAATGCCACTCTGGAACTTGATGAAGCGCCGTTACCGGCCCCGGTGAATGAATTCCCGATGTCACAGATGGGAAATAAAGAACTTCAACCAAAGACTGTCGCATCTCCGATCAAACAGCCGCTTGAAGTATCGGCGGCAATTGACGGCATTGATGAATTGGAATCAGGTTCGATAGAAACTGCCAGGAAGCCTGCCTTTGATTTTGCCGCATTTATCGCTTGTCCGCAGACGTAAATAAATCGCTGCTTAGATAGCTTGAACTACCGCCCCGGATAGGGGCGGTAGTGTTTTAAAGAAAAATACCCTGAAAAGTTCCAAATGCCCATTGACAAAACGTGGCCCTTATGTTAACATTCGTTCTGTGTTTA
This region includes:
- a CDS encoding ABC-type multi-drug transport system permease component; amino-acid sequence: MIRLPSFRAVHMWQRNRDVFLRLWWSLAPAFMIEPVLLLLAVGLGFGSYMGVIEGQDYINYIVPGILASYAMTTATFECTYGAYFRMEHRRTYDAIMATPLSIEDIVGGEVLWGATRSLITASIIMVVAFFFGLLDSWWAVLIPAVAFLVGLLFSCLATIFVSVASSVYSFNYYFTLFIAPMTFFSGAFFPLDNLPAMVGNISPFLPLTPAVNLMRALVTGEFTPAAFGALLAVVIATIVFFLIAAMVMRIRVME
- a CDS encoding ABC transporter ATP-binding protein yields the protein MSVAIQINNLTKRFKDLIAVDSLSLSIFEGECFGLLGPNGAGKTTLVKMLTTTSPITSGDIKVMGIDLAAEPRRIKALYGVVPQGDNLDPELSVIENLTTFARYFEIPRAEALRRSHEVLALFKLEHKAAGKIKALSGGMKRRLLLARSLLNNPRIIILDEPSVGLDPQSKYLVWQKLKELKAMGVTLLLTTQNMDEAAVLCDRVAVMHQGHILALDTPKNLVAQQVGMRVVEILPDDARLSELMTELNRRGLQFDEVEGIVQVFHSQPEVLCTDLEKAGFNPWQRLGTLEDVFIRLTGRGLVE
- a CDS encoding Iojap (Iojap protein) translates to MEAIDLARRIADIASEKQAENIIITDIHDLSSITDYQVVLSTDNQRLARAVFDEVSETLKKEGVRPLRSEGVGADADWLIVDYGPVMVHIFTPAKRNLFDFDRLWPDARTVLALQ